AACGGCGACGCGGCGTAAAAGTCGCGGAATGCAGCGTGAATCTCGGCCACTGTGGCGGGCTTCGCCAGGCGCACGTAAATCGTGGACAGAATCCCGCGCGGGATGGGCAGCAGGTGCGGCGTAAACGTCAGCTCGCTGCTTTCCAGGCCGAGCTGCTCCAGCATCTCGCCCGTATGGCGATGCGCGAAAACGTTGTAGGCGCTGAGATTGTCGGCGACCTCGACGAAGTGCGTCTTCTGCGTGGGCGCCTTGCCTGCGCCGCTCACGCCGCTCTTGGAATCGGCGATCACGCCGTGCTCGCGATCAATCCATCCGCCGCGCGCCAGCGGCACAAGCCCGAGAATCACAGAAGTGGAATAGCAGCCGGGATTGGCGACGATCTGCGCGTCGGCGATGGCGGCGGCATGCATCTCCGGCAGGCCGTAGACGGCGTGCTGCATGAGCCGCTCGGCAGCGACCGCGTCGGCGTCTTCAAACTTGTAGATGGCGCGGTTCTCGGCCCGGCGCAGGCGCCACGCGCCGCTCAAGTCAATTACGCGCAGGCCGCGGCGCTCGGCCTCGGGCATCCATGCGCGCGAAATCTCGTGGGGCGTGGAGAGAAACAGCACGTCCACGCCGCGGGCGGCCAGCGCCTCCCACGAGAACGGCTCCAGCGGATACGAGCCGTTGCCCGAGCCGTGCGAATTGGCGATCTGCGGATAGGCGTCATCCAGGTTCCCCGCCTCGGCGCCTTCGCGCGAGAGCAGCAGGGGCTTCTTCATCCGTGGGTGGCGCAGCAGCAGACGCGTCAGCTCGAAGCCGGCGTAGCCGGTGGCGCCCACAACGGCGCTTTGCAGCAGCGCGGTTCCGCGCTGCGCCGCCGAACGCGGCGCCATCTTGACGGTTGTGCTCACGGCGCAATCACCCCGCGAATGCGCGCCGCAACCTTGCCGCAGTTGCGGCTGTTGGTCGCGATGATAAGGATGGTGTCGTCGCCGCCGATCGTGCCCAGGACCTCGGGCCAGGATTCACTGTCAAGCGCGGCCGCCACGGGCTG
This portion of the Terriglobales bacterium genome encodes:
- the argC gene encoding N-acetyl-gamma-glutamyl-phosphate reductase; the encoded protein is MSTTVKMAPRSAAQRGTALLQSAVVGATGYAGFELTRLLLRHPRMKKPLLLSREGAEAGNLDDAYPQIANSHGSGNGSYPLEPFSWEALAARGVDVLFLSTPHEISRAWMPEAERRGLRVIDLSGAWRLRRAENRAIYKFEDADAVAAERLMQHAVYGLPEMHAAAIADAQIVANPGCYSTSVILGLVPLARGGWIDREHGVIADSKSGVSGAGKAPTQKTHFVEVADNLSAYNVFAHRHTGEMLEQLGLESSELTFTPHLLPIPRGILSTIYVRLAKPATVAEIHAAFRDFYAASPFVRVFAPGRLPQIQHSAHTNFCDVGFTLAPDGRRLVVVSCLDNLLKGAAGQAVQNMNLMFGFDEREGLQ